The Primulina huaijiensis isolate GDHJ02 chromosome 12, ASM1229523v2, whole genome shotgun sequence genome has a window encoding:
- the LOC140990532 gene encoding uncharacterized protein — protein sequence MKEHKISGLKRHDFHVLLQHLLPLGIRGLLPKAVCEPLIEFSLFFTSLGAKTLKVCELQKIESQIPITLCKLEQVFLPSFFDVMVHLPVHLAKEAIIGGPVQYRWMYPIERMLYELKQFIQNMARPEGSITEGYIAKECMTLCSRYCKDIETKFSRLERNYDSGFHKHEGEISIFSQCGRALGAGISRILDDDAWDKAHIYILKNCDEVQPFLEEYSKNMKNNTPQLSDDEWNSNFIGWFKQQVDKMKMQDQHSKYDYLLSLCRGPSMYVTFFIGYVVNGYRFRIEARNKECRTPNSGVSVIGDIGSEKNYVDYYGVLTEILELQYLDGKRVALF from the exons ATGAAAGAACATAAAATATCAGGTTTGAAACGTCATGATTTTCATGTCCTTTTACAACATCTACTTCCTCTTGGGATACGTGGCCTCCTCCCTAAAGCAGTGTGTGAACCACTTATTGAGTTTTCTTTGTTCTTTACTAGTTTGGGTGCTAAAACATTGAAGGTATGTGAGTTACAAAAGATTGAATCCCAAATTCCGATTACTCTTTGCAAGTTGGAACAAGTTTTTCTCCCTTCGTTTTTTGATGTGATGGTGCATTTGCCTGTTCATTTGGCTAAGGAGGCCATAATTGGTGGACCTGTACAATATCGATGGATGTACCCTATTGAGCGTATGTTGTATGAGTTAAAACAATTTATTCAAAACATGGCTCGTCCGGAAGGCTCAATAACAGAGGGCTATATAGCAAAGGAGTGTATGACTCTTTGCTCAAGATACTGTAAAGACATTGAGACAAAATTCAGTAGACTTGAGCGAAACTATGACAGTGGCTTTCATAAACATGAAGGTGAAATATCCATATTTTCGCAATGTGGACGAGCATTAGGAGCTGGTATAAGTCGTATTCTCGATGACGATGCATGGGATAAAGCtcatatctatattttaaagaattgCGATGAAGTACAACCTTTCCTCGA AGAGTActctaaaaatatgaaaaataatacacCACAACTATCGGATGACGAATGGAATAGCAATTTTATTGGTTGGTTTAAACAACAA GTTGACAAAATGAAAATGCAAGACCAACACAGTAAATATGATTACCTGCTATCGTTGTGCCGTGGTCCTTCAATGTATGTTACATTCTTCATTGGTTATGTTGTCAACGGATATAGGTTTCGGATTGAAGCTCGTAACAAAGAATGTAGAACACCAAATTCCGGGGTGAGTGTAATCGGTGATATAGGTAGTGAGAAGAATTATGTTGACTATTATGGAGTGTTGACAGAGATTCTTGAACTGCAGTATCTTGACGGAAAACGAGTGGCTTTATTTTGA